TACTTACAATATAAGAGAACAGGCATCATAGGAAGGTAGAGGTATGCTATCACAATGGTGAACATGAAACCGAAGTTAAAAAGCGCTTTGGAAGCCGAGGTTCCCATACCAAAGTAGAGCGAACCCACCAGTAAAGCAAGAACGATGTTCATATAGAACTTAAGCTTGATGTACGACTacggaaaaaataaaattacattGCCATTCTACGTCATTCTCTAAGAGCACTCACCTTATCCCTCCACATTTGGATTAGCATACGCACAAGCAAGAGCTTGTACTGCAGCCACCAGCTACATTTGGATTGCAAAAGTTTTGGGCTAATCTCTTCCTCAAACTGATCCCTTTCGTAAAACGACGATGCCCCCGATGTGGTGTCGGTTTTAGTGGGTGTTGTTTTACCTTCCTCTGCTGGAGGACTCCATCGCGCAACTTTGCCGTTGCCCATGGCTTCTACCATTGGCTCGTGATAGGACCCGCCATACTCAAGGCAAGCAACTTCGATGATGAAGTCAGCCGGGTTGTAGGTTATTGGACAACAAAGCCCAAAGTTCTTCAAGTAAGGTACAATGTTGGACCCCTTTCCTTGGTAGACGCACTGGCCTTCGGCTAGAACGTACACTGCATCGAGCATCTCGAAGATCTTGGCAGATGGCGTATGGATGGAGCAGATCACAGTGCGTCCCCCGGAGGCCAAAACTTTGAGTAGGGCAATGCATTGTGAACTCGATAAGTCGTCAAGACCACTGTTGAGTTGGTGGTAACAATAGTTCTTggttttcaatattttcctTATACTCACGTTGTAGGTTCATCTAGAAAGATGACAGGTGGGTTGTTGACCAGCTCAAGGGCAATGCATAAACGCTTTCGCTCACCCCCAGATAGCTTTTGAGCCATGGTGTTTAGGGTGTCTTTTAGGCGCAACATTCCCAAAATTTCGTCAATCTGCTCAGATGATAAGATAAATACACGACGAAGTGCATTTAAAATCAATCTTACCACTTCTAGcttttgatttaaatttagttCTTTTCCCAACTTCAAGTTTGCCGCCAAAAGCATAATTTCTAGTACTGTAAACTGTGAGTCCAGGACATCAGTCTATGAATTAAATCAATATTTAGGGGAACGCAATTCAGTAATCCACTTCTACCTGCATTATATATCGAGACATTTTGCGAAAGACTCGCATATCTCGCGGACTGTTGTTGACCAAAATCTCACCGGATTCGCACACGGCGCTATCGGTAATTATTGAAGGATTATTATAAGGGGGTCGTATATGTTATATCTTACCCAAAGCCCGCCAGCAGGTTTAGCAGTGTGGTTTTACCAGCGCCTGAAGGCCCTATTATCGCAGTAAGTTCGTGTGAGTGAAACATTCCATTGACTCTCCGTAAAATCGTCTTTGTTTTTGAAGCTGTGGGGTGTGATGACCAAAGTAAAAAAGAATAATTCTAATGTTTCATTGTAAGGCAAGATATCGGTATTAAATTATTGTCGTTAATGTGGAATTAGACGGAAATTGCTATTTAATATGTGCATGTTCAGCATTAGAAATCAAGCGAGCTGTGGAAGCAGCAATTACTTCGAAAATGTGCAATTACCATTCTTAATAACCCATTATCAATCACGAATATATTCATTATCAATTACTCAACCGTAATAGACATAAGCTGATTTGATACACTCACCATTGGTTTGGTCGGGAACCACATAACATAGTTCCGAAAACTGCAAATTTACCGCTGGCCAGGATGGCAAATACTTGAGGCCGAGGACTTTTTGAAAGTCCTCGGATTGATCGGGCTCCAGGCTATCGGCGTTAATGTCGCTGCTATATTGAAGGGAGCTGATTTGGGAGGTTGTGCTGCCTTTTAAGCTGCTGGCAGTTTCCATTTTAATATTCCTAGAGTTCGTTGTTGATTTGAATCGATGTCATTGCTCCTAGAGAAGGAAAATTGTGATTTTTTGATAAGAAATTCAATAATTTCACTTCGCATTAAAATCGCTTATAAGAATTGATTCTGTTTACAGTTCACATAATGCTTTGCTTTTGAAGATAACCTTTTAAGGTGCGCGTTCGTAATACTGGAATCCTCGCTTTAAAGCGCAGTTTTATTTGCACTAGAAATTAATTGGTTAACAGTACAAGAGAAGGCAGTACGTTTTTTGGCTTAAACCAGTTTGACAAACTCATCATCATCGCATGTTTCGTTTGCTTGCTACGATTCAAGTTAATTAAAAGCGGTAATTTGCATTTCTAAAAATTACTTACGCGTATCTGGGACCACGGAAAGCGCCCTCCCTTCGTTCTGGAAACAAATTCCGAACTGACCGAagaactttttaaattaatttcatttaccCTACGAAGTGCGCAATCGTAGTCTCTGAGCGCAGCCCGAAAACAAACTCAGATTTTCAATTGATGGAAAGCAGTACACAGTACATGCACGACTGACAGCCTGATCGAGTTCTGACCGAATGACTAGTCGTTTGACTTCGACGACGGTCCGGAGATCTGACGGTCCGGGTATATGGGTATATTCCCAGTCAGGGAATGGGGGAAGAGCAAGTGGCATGGCGAGCTGCTGAGTAAAGGCAATACAAACCGAAACTGGGCAGTGGATTTGCAATTATTCCGATGCAGCTTCAACAATACTGAACTTTCTGTAAAATTCGTGCGTTATCAACCCATAGCGGAAGTTTGGATCGGCACTAGATTTAAGGCGGTCGGGCGGACAGTGCGGATGCGCAATCTTTACGTTATTATTCACTCtttatcttttttttattctgACTGATTGCGGGTCTCATGTTTTGGCAACCGAACCGCTTTATCTGTTGAAAGCATTCAGCGTCAGTCTGtgaatacaaatttaattgtgAGTCGGTCTGACCATTGGCCCCACTTCTTGATACCGTTTAAATCAGTTTCGGTTAGCGTCTTCCGAATGTCGTATTATGCTGCGCATAGCAAGACGTTTTTTCTAGCTTTTCTAGGGTATTCGATATGCGACTCGCCGGCAAACAATTTGTCTCATTTTGGACGGTGCTGTGTGAGTAATGGTGCATATAAAATGTACTGAAGCAAGAATATTGAACTGTGATACATGCATCAAGAATCATCCAACGAATTAATTTCACATACATGTACATAAACGATTGGGTTATGTAAATAAATCCTTATGTTTCAAAATAATACACAACTTGTCCACCAAAGGTCTCTGATAACAACTGATTTGGCTGACCCAGAAATCGATTTAATAATTGTCTTTGCTTGTGTCGCCCAGAAGAGGGGTAAATAGTAGTCAAAAACTTCTCTCGTGCTTGTGTGCAGTGCTGCAAACACTATCGCAGTTGTTTTCGACTTCGGGTTCAACGAACGCGTTAGATACAGACGGCGTACACTACTATTTGCAGCTGCGTAAATGCACCACTCACTGACTCTGACGCTGGCGCTGCAGCGGGTGTATCGGTGGAGCGATAGGGGGCACTTACTCCACTTTCTTTTTGTAgttgctgctgtcgctggCTTTTTCACTCTTTCTCATGGCGGCAGCCACGCCACAGCAGCGAAGAAGCGTCGTCTTGTTGCACCGACGTCCGAATATGTACTAAAAGCGAGTGCAGGAAAACTACTGCGGCAGTGACTGCTGCTGCAAATGCTAGATGTACAGAGGCGAAGTGTAGTGCCCGGGCCGAATTCTTCTGCCCTTCAGAAATCTAGAGGCTGACTTCAGCTATAAGAGATCAAAAACTTGTTTTGCAGCCTATTAAATCCGATTCGAAGGATATGGCCAGTCTATTTATACCGATTCCACTCACTCAccatttacaaaaaaaaaaaagggagaaAAGGCTTTAGCTTCAGTCAAGCCCTTACCTTAATTTAAGTAGCTTAACATTTTGAGTAGGATTTTCAATTAGGATTTTGATAAGCATCGAACTATTATGTGTAGCATtcctttaaaataaaacacgTAATATATACTGCCTCTTCGCTTAAAATTGAATACCAAACCCTATTTTTTTtgaatgaaattgaaaattcttTCGATTAAAGCAGGCAAATTATAGTGACCTGGCTATCGTGAGGGGGTCCCCATAAATTCGAACAATTTAAGGCATGTCATTTACAAAATTTTAAACTCGTAGCAATAGCATGAACTAACAGCGTGAAAATAGAAGTGGGCGAAAAGTTCTTACAGCTCCAGCCACTTTTGGTTAAGTTCTAAagaatgtttaaattaaaaaaaaaaatttttaagtTTCCTTAGCATAGTAAGTGCacaaattttttaatatcCACATTTTCTCAGAAAACGGTGAATATGTCATAATAGTAATAATTTGGAATGTGCTTAGtccaatattttttatatgatTTCATATCTTTTATCCCACTTCGAAATTTAAAGctaaatatatgtgtatgtaagCAAATGTTTGATAGCGAACGCCCCAGAAAAACGTTATCGTTCATTGCAAGCGATTCGAATTTAAACGGCCGACTCGCACGACCTAATTACGTTTTCCGGCAGATGGCGCTCCAAGAGATGGGATGTGCTTAGTCCAATATTTTCTTATGATTTCATATCTGGGATCCCACTTCGAAATTTAAAGCTaaatacagaggtggtcaaaagtatttacacaacgagcttttttttcaattgtcaactaattgaaaaaaaagctcgttgtgtaaatacttttgaccacctctgtatgtaAGCAACTGCTTGATAGCGAATATCTGACGCCCCAGAAAAACGTTATCGTCCATTGCAAGCGATTCGAATTTAAACGGCCGACTCGCACGACTTAATTACGCTTTCCGGCAGATGGCGCTCCAAGAGCTTTTAAATCGATAATGCCGTTGATCACAAAAAATAATGGGAATCATAATCTCAAATTGTCTAATTTAAACTTATTAGGTAGACATCTTTATTTCCTCCAAGAATGCATAATTTGTacagtatatatattcaaaaatatttattgtaaaCCTGTAATAagaaaatattacaaaaaaattacaaaggGGCTTAAAGTACATTGAATTAAAATTTgcttatatattaatatatatagacCCAAAATATGttcgtttttaatttaaagttatTCAAAAATCATTCGGTAAATACACCTGGAAATGTATtcaattatttgtatttagaAAAATTGTTTCATGTTCAATAACTTATTTCATTATACGATTCACTTATATCAAAGATGTGCTAACTGTGGTTTGAATAGGTTTTACTACATCTGCGGCTGGAATCTAGTTGATTTAAGATAAGAAACCTCCATGCGTTTGTATCACTTAATATACGAATTTCGCCACTAAAAACTAGACAAAAAGAAATTTTTTAAAGATTAATGATCAAGAACAGAACCCAAGACGCTTTTTTGAAAACTATATAGTACGTACATAGAAAGCTATTAAAGCCAAAACAACATATATAATTATGTAATATGCTTATCGCACAGTCTTCAGCTTCCAGCGCAAAAACAGGTATGCCGAGATGCGCAGCACCACGAAGATCACAATTAGGGCCACAATGTCGAGAGTAAAGTTAGCGTTAACCATGTCCAGTTCCTCCAGCGTGGTAATAGGTGATTTAAAATGGCAGTAAGTCTGGAAGCACCTAAGTTTCTCACGTCCGTAACCGTAGGTGGCCAGAGCTGTACCCTCGAATCCATATCGTATGTACGACAAATATGTGATCCACCTTAAGTATACTGGTATAGCGTCAAAGGAGACGAAGAAGCCGGAGAACAGAAGGAAGGGCACGGACATTACCGGGGCCAGGAAGACACCGTTCTGGACATTCATTGCAGCGCCTACCACCAGACCCACGGACTGAGCAACGAAAGAGATGAGAAGGCAGGCCGACAAGAACATGGAAAAGCGGAATAGCTCCCAAGGTTGTGAAGTGAAGTAATAGACAATTGACACGTAGATAACGCAGAAAATAGCCTAAAAGAAACAGTTATTTTGTATTAGTTACAGTCGCTCTAATTACTCTAATTACTCAGCTCAGCTGAGTGAAACTTACTTGAAACGGTAGATCAGCAACTGATATTGCCAAATAGTATGACTTTAGCGAGTACCAGCGATTAAAGTTTTCTTTCAACAAAACGGGCATCTCAAGCGGGACTAGAACAcacaaaataatatattaactACAGAGAAAGGAATACCAAACTGGTTTCCTTACATGATAGGATCGTAATGGTCATAGATGTATACATGAGGAAAAGCATGTTAAAGAACAGGAATCCCAGGTTGCTCAAAACTTTTGCTCCATCATTGCCAATGTCATAGTAGAGGGCCCCAATCAGGAATCCAACCAACAGATGGGCAAATAAACGCAGATACATAAGAGTCTATAATAAGGAAACGCAATTTTTACTAAAATCATGAAAAGCACCATTATAAGCTTTCTTACCCAATCCCGGTAACTGAAGAGTAGAGTTCGCTTAAGAACCACCCAGAACTGGTGGAACTGCGAAGTTGGATATCGCTCGGGTGATGTGATCTCCTCCGTGAGCAAGGCAGTAGTGCAGTTTACGGACTTCTCCACATCGATCATGGCATCTCCCTTTTCATTGGTAGTGACCAAGGCAGAGCTAACGTTGCCCTCCTTCACAATGTCATTGACCATGCCGTTGAGCAAGCCGTTGTTCAAGGTCAAGTTGTCATCGTACTTGCGACCGCTGACACTTGAGGCGTCGTTCTTATCGAGAATGGCCTTCAGGTTTTGAACCTTTACCAAATCGTTGCGAGCCTTGAGACCGGCATAGTCCGCTGATGAACGAACGTCCCGCTTGCCGTTGTCAATAGCATCGACCAGTTTGCGCGTGTGGTCTCCGTGCTCCCCACAGGACACCTCAATCACGTAGCTTGCCGGATTGTGGTAACTGGGGCACTCGAGATTTAGCGTAGACAGGAAGGGCACCAGTTGCTTTGTACTGCCTTGGTAAACGCACTGTCCATCTGCGAGAGTGTACAGCTGGTCGAACATCTCGAAGAGGCGAGCGGACGGTTGATGGATGGTACATATAACTGTGCGTCCGCCAGCAGCTAGCATTTTTAGCAGATGAATGCACTGAAAACAGGTAGAGCTGTCCAGGCCGGATGTGGGTTCGTCAAAGAACATTATGGGAGGATTGCTGACCAGTTCAAGCGCAATCGAGAGCCGCTTTTTCTGACCGCCGGACAAATTTCGAGTCATCGTATATCGGTGCTCGCTCAGGCTGAGCGTAAGCAAAATGTCATCGATCTGGGAGACGGGCGAATTATTGGAAGGTTTAAGTTACAACTGATTTATTCACACCCAAAGACTGCCTAAGTCGAATAAAATTGGCTTAAAATAACTTGCCATCTTTCTGGAGCTACTTATGATTAATCTTTATAGTTATCAAACTCTTTCTCTCAggctatttttattttttcaactTACCATGGAGTGCTTCTCTGGTTTCGAAAACTTCTTGCTGAGCTTCAGATTCGTTGCCACAGTCATTGCTTCCTGGACGGTAAGGTTTCCGTGAAGCTGATTGTCCTGCATTATGTAGGCAGAAAGCTTTCGAAATGCGCTTAGGTTGCGCTCAGCACCGTTCATCGTGACGCTGCCTTCGATGCTCGAAGTTCTGCAAATGCAATAGATCAGAAATTTGGTAATTTGGCTTTTAGAACCGAGGGCTATTGTAAAGATGAGTATCATCTAAATTACATTCCTGTACCATAGTCTGAAAAGGCTTTAACTTTTTTTGTTCGTCTAATAGACCTGTTATCACTGGGCAAGCCAATTTCGAGTAATCTAGCGTGTATTTTTATTGTGCATATCTACGTTTGTTTGTATGCGGACCTTTATATGATATACTAAGTATACATGTGCACGCGATCGGGCAACTTAAGTCCGAAGTCCAGCAAAGTAGTAGCTGATTCTCCCTCAAATATTCAAACCTATAAAACTTGGCGACATTGCTAAATGTATGTGAGGAAATAGCAAAGTGAGCAGTCGATTACACACATGTACATTTGTATCTATGTATCATAGATTTCCTGCTCGTATCGATTCAGGGTGATCGGTTGACCACTCCTGGTAACAAAATTGAATGTAGGAAAGGGTAATAAAACGGTTTATGATTATTATGCAATAGAGCAAAATTTAAGGtttacaataaataaataaagattgAGCTGAATAAGGAAAGTCTTTGCGCTTAGAATaggtacatatgtatgtatgtatccCACATAAAATACAGAAATACGAAGAACGCAAGGCGAGGAAAGGTCGGCTGTTTAAGCACCAAAAGCGGCAGAGTGGTTATCAAGTCGCAATTATTTCTGATAATAATACAGGGCTGAATATAAACATTTCCGAACTCGTTTCGCCGTATTCTCGTGCGCTGGCGCAAGGTCAGATACGTTCAGTGTCGGAATCAGCAGCTACTTGACGTGAATGCAAATAATCAGGCCCTGCGAAACCTACTTGTAGCCAGACAAAATGTTGAGCAGCGTACTCTTGCCAGCACCCGATGGTCCCATTATGGCGGTGAGCTCTCCAGACCGGAGGCGTCCACTGACGCCCTTTAGAATGGTCTTGGCATCTGTAATAAAAGACACGAAATTAGTGTTTGGGTCAATTTCTTGTTGGGACTAAAAATAGTTCGCGTTTTGATATGTGTTACGTCAATACCTAAGTGTCGCCGCAGCTATCAAGAAAGACATTGCATTGGATTTTGGACGAGCTAGTGTAGAGCcgataaataaacaaaatctGCAAAGTCTGACAATCGAAAGACATAGCACGGTCATTGGCCCCATCACGTTTTTCTTCCTCCACCTCCACCGCGATTCTTATTCATTCAGCCAAATATGGTATGACTTAACAGTCGCATCCATTACTcaaattttattaaacatcCGCCAACAATGGACAACTAATAAACAAAGCGGGTGAAAATCGTAAAAAAATCAATGGTACTTTAGTAACGCTTGTTTAAAAATAGGTTGGCTTATTTTGGTGTATATTCGCAGATGCTGCTTAATGGAACTGttcagatgcggaagtgccTTATTATCATGACATACCTTTAAAGTTTAAACCAATAGTTTTGTACAGCAAGCCATCTGCTCTACGGAAAATGCTAATATACCCGTTTTCATGGCGGCACACGCGTGGTTGTCGGCTCTCAATCTTATTAAAAGATGTATTAACTATTAAATCTTAATCAGGTAGCAAAATACTAGCCTCGATTCTTGCTGTGGTTTGCGAGACACAAGAGCTATGACTGCTTATAGTTTCTGTAAAGTGACTATTacgaaataatttattttatgtttgtCATAACTCCGATTAGTAAAGTACCGTGAACCGCTCGCTCAGAAGTGAAACTCAAATTTATTAAGCTCATGCAGGGACTATAAATGTTTTAATCGGCGACTTACTTAATACGTAGACTTTAAAAGCTGGCAGTGAACCCCAGCTGCCAGGCAGCGACTAGCAAGTCGTAGTCGTAATAACTAGGTACGCAACGTCTCTCATTGAACCTACTTGCTTGCAATTGATGTAATAGCACCAAAAGTGGGGCCACGCTTGAAAAACTATAGTCCAACGCAAAGGCCAACTCGTAGCTTTTATGTTTATGACCGGATTGGACAACAAGTGCAACCATTCAGGTCTCCCAAGAAAATATTGCGCAAAACTTGCCTCAAGGGCACAGAAAGTCGCTTTCAGAATTTATCTATCTCTGTTTTAATATGGCATCCGAAAACGTTAGCAGGCACttactttattatttgtgtttacTTTAAAGTGGCATAGTTAGCCAAAATCAGCGCAATTTCCATCGGTTGCCTCACAGCCAATTCCATCTTATATTGTATACATTATTTTGGCACATAACTTTGCACGTCTCAGAAGGCGGCGTGCCATCTGCAAATCTTTCGGCCAGGTGAGGCACGCTCACAGGGCAGTGTAAATACATCTATGTATATTCGCTTATTCTGAACGACTTAATTGAGTCGGATGGCCGACCTTTGAGCTGTGCAAAGTTCAGGCTGCTGCCATCTCCAATTAGCTTGCAAGTGCAAGTGGCCTTAAGCTTAAAAACAGGCTTTGACAGTCCCCCAATCTTAGACGGGATACACGGACTATGTCCGCCGCGAGCCCAGCAATCCAATTCGACAACGAGGGGAGTGGGTTTCATGAATGAGCTTTTATTAATATAAGAATAAAGCAGTTGTGCACGTTCGCATACCAAACTACTGGAATATTATCGCTCGGCCATCATTATTTATTCTGAACGGCCCCACCGGGGCACTGCATATTACCACAAATGTGTTTTCACCACCAAACCCCACTAAAGCTAGATATGCGGCAGTGACTAATCCCAAATCGCTCTGCTAACACAGAAAGCACACACCGCCGCCATTAGTTTTGACTTCCACGACTATAACATACCCGTTACTCAATTTCaatatccttttttttttggctgctcaggggCGCTCTACGAGTAAAGGGTATAAAAACAATACCTCTTACTCTGGCACGTCATCACAAATTGTTTTCCATAACAGAAGTAGATCCAAAAAAACCCCGTTGTGCTCCACCCATGCTCCAAAGTAGATACACTGATACGTGAGAGAAGTGCGAGTACATGGCTCCTCGCCTTTTAGATGCCATGGCATCGAACCAACTTGTTGACTGTCCCAATAGCGAAAATCGCTTGTTGGGCAGTAACTCCGCGGCTACTGGATGATGATTTTGATGTATTTAGCAGTGCTTATCGCGGTGAAACCTAGTGAACTTTGGCCAGAGCCGCCCTTGTGAAACTGGGAAATAAATCCGACGAAGCGACGACGGGTTACATATCTACTCAGCCACAACACGAAGTTCTCAGTTGCTCACAGTATGAGAGTGGTGATACTGCGTTACAGCTGCTAAAAGAACAAAGAAACCAGAAACCAAAATAATGCGAAGCGCAGCTAAAGCAAACAAGTAAAACCCGCTAAAGCCAGGGAAGTGCGTAATAGCGACAGAGTACTCCGGAGAACTAGCTCAATAACACATGTGCGGAGCACTACTAGCCAGGACCGGAAACAAAAGCTCTAGGGTGGGGTGAGAGCAGGCGCGGGAAGTTCAAGATCCCGCCCTCGTGCGGCCGAGGAGTGCAAGTGGATATAGAGAGAGGTACTAGACAGTGGAAGTACTTACTGCTCCGGTTCCCCTCCTTGACGCGGTACGTCAGGTTGTGAAAGGCCAGGTCCACCGCTGGTCGCTTTGGCAGGTGCTGGAGCGTCTTTGGCTGGGCGGGCACTATTTGAGCCTTCAACTGACCCGCTCCGGCTGTGCCCAGTCTGTTGTCGTTCAACAGATTTGCATTATCGTTCTTAGTCATCTTGTCAATCAATCAACCAGGGGTTAAAAAGCAAAATGCAACCACTGTGTTGTGTGTGTATTCTTTGTAAACTTTAGCACTGACAGCAATACTGCAGCCCCTGCTGCCCTTCGTTCCCGTTTGGTTTTTCGTTCGCGTTCTCGTTCGATTCCACCACCGTCTGGTCCGGTGAGAGAAATTTTCCACCCGTCTGCTCGAAACGGAACTGCCGCTTCTCAAATATTAGGACTTGACTCGCTCGCGCCGCGATCGCAACTGAAATAAGCAATTGCGGCAGTGGAACAAAGGCAGAAATTTAGGCAACCGCTGGCAGAGAGTGCCAACGCATACTCTCGCAGCCCCAATGCTTTACGTCTGTGGTTAGAGTAGGACGACAATAGAGGCACTACTTCTGG
This genomic stretch from Drosophila mauritiana strain mau12 chromosome 2L, ASM438214v1, whole genome shotgun sequence harbors:
- the LOC117144449 gene encoding ATP-binding cassette sub-family G member 1 isoform X1 gives rise to the protein METASSLKGSTTSQISSLQYSSDINADSLEPDQSEDFQKVLGLKYLPSWPAVNLQFSELCYVVPDQTNASKTKTILRRVNGMFHSHELTAIIGPSGAGKTTLLNLLAGFGAVCESGEILVNNSPRDMRVFRKMSRYIMQTDVLDSQFTVLEIMLLAANLKLGKELNLNQKLEVIDEILGMLRLKDTLNTMAQKLSGGERKRLCIALELVNNPPVIFLDEPTTGLDDLSSSQCIALLKVLASGGRTVICSIHTPSAKIFEMLDAVYVLAEGQCVYQGKGSNIVPYLKNFGLCCPITYNPADFIIEVACLEYGGSYHEPMVEAMGNGKVARWSPPAEEGKTTPTKTDTTSGASSFYERDQFEEEISPKLLQSKCSWWLQYKLLLVRMLIQMWRDKSYIKLKFYMNIVLALLVGSLYFGMGTSASKALFNFGFMFTIVIAYLYLPMMPVLLYFPTEINLLKREYNNQWYRLSSYYAAMVSSKLPSMFILAVIYLSIVYLMSSQPLEWFRFAMLFTIAFITALTSDSFGLLISSRLSLVNAMFIGPVLAVPLILLSIYGIGYGGGTYISPLMRFLMHLSYLRHSMEGLVASLYDYGRADTICEDTEIFCSFKKSKVLLSFLGFENMHYLWSLSCLMSFYLLFTVAAYFMIRLRLKQSVVNPIFAYVIQLLTKYFNFTSYNY
- the LOC117144449 gene encoding ATP-binding cassette sub-family G member 1 isoform X2; this translates as MLLAANLKLGKELNLNQKLEVIDEILGMLRLKDTLNTMAQKLSGGERKRLCIALELVNNPPVIFLDEPTTGLDDLSSSQCIALLKVLASGGRTVICSIHTPSAKIFEMLDAVYVLAEGQCVYQGKGSNIVPYLKNFGLCCPITYNPADFIIEVACLEYGGSYHEPMVEAMGNGKVARWSPPAEEGKTTPTKTDTTSGASSFYERDQFEEEISPKLLQSKCSWWLQYKLLLVRMLIQMWRDKSYIKLKFYMNIVLALLVGSLYFGMGTSASKALFNFGFMFTIVIAYLYLPMMPVLLYFPTEINLLKREYNNQWYRLSSYYAAMVSSKLPSMFILAVIYLSIVYLMSSQPLEWFRFAMLFTIAFITALTSDSFGLLISSRLSLVNAMFIGPVLAVPLILLSIYGIGYGGGTYISPLMRFLMHLSYLRHSMEGLVASLYDYGRADTICEDTEIFCSFKKSKVLLSFLGFENMHYLWSLSCLMSFYLLFTVAAYFMIRLRLKQSVVNPIFAYVIQLLTKYFNFTSYNY
- the LOC117150636 gene encoding ATP-binding cassette sub-family G member 1, with amino-acid sequence MNQYSWKQFLENNNLLGTAGAGQLKAQIVPAQPKTLQHLPKRPAVDLAFHNLTYRVKEGNRSNAKTILKGVSGRLRSGELTAIMGPSGAGKSTLLNILSGYKTSSIEGSVTMNGAERNLSAFRKLSAYIMQDNQLHGNLTVQEAMTVATNLKLSKKFSKPEKHSMIDDILLTLSLSEHRYTMTRNLSGGQKKRLSIALELVSNPPIMFFDEPTSGLDSSTCFQCIHLLKMLAAGGRTVICTIHQPSARLFEMFDQLYTLADGQCVYQGSTKQLVPFLSTLNLECPSYHNPASYVIEVSCGEHGDHTRKLVDAIDNGKRDVRSSADYAGLKARNDLVKVQNLKAILDKNDASSVSGRKYDDNLTLNNGLLNGMVNDIVKEGNVSSALVTTNEKGDAMIDVEKSVNCTTALLTEEITSPERYPTSQFHQFWVVLKRTLLFSYRDWTLMYLRLFAHLLVGFLIGALYYDIGNDGAKVLSNLGFLFFNMLFLMYTSMTITILSFPLEMPVLLKENFNRWYSLKSYYLAISVADLPFQAIFCVIYVSIVYYFTSQPWELFRFSMFLSACLLISFVAQSVGLVVGAAMNVQNGVFLAPVMSVPFLLFSGFFVSFDAIPVYLRWITYLSYIRYGFEGTALATYGYGREKLRCFQTYCHFKSPITTLEELDMVNANFTLDIVALIVIFVVLRISAYLFLRWKLKTVR